The Flavobacteriales bacterium nucleotide sequence GTCTGCACCATATCCAGAAGAAAATCACTCGTATCAGGCCGTTCAATCACCTTGGTAAAAAGGGTATCACCCGTTTCATCCAGTTTGGCCAGAAAAAAGTCACCTGTTCCTGAACTTGATACAGAATAATCATGTTTTGTTCCAGCTTCGTAGATCCCGCCATTCCACGTTCGAACAATCGCATATGGTACAACTGAGGCCTGAATCTCCTCCCAAACATGAGAGTATTGTAGCGTTCCATCTTCAGCTACTACCATGTTCAAGACTTTTCCATAACCTGAGCCATTGGCGTTCGATGTCACTCCTGCTATCATCAAAGAACCGTCATTCAGGGTTATTGCCTCAGCCAAAATTTCAGCTCCTGAATTTGAATCGTAGAAATTCGAATATCGAATGGACTGAGCATGTGCAGCCATGCAAAAAAGCAAGAGGACAGCTAGGTGCAGTCCTTTTACCAATATCTTTTGTGTTAGGATTTTCACCTCAACAATATACGACTTTGGGCTTGTACTTAATGCTGCACTACCAAGCGTTTGGTGGAGCGGTTGCCGTTTTCGGCAGTTGCCTCCAACAGGTAAATACCAGCGGACAGTGGGTTCATATCACCCTTCCATGTCCCATTATTCTCTAAAAGCCCCAGCACCGGGCGACCTTGCAGGTCGAACAGCTCCACTTGGAGCAACGGTTCTCTGCTTTTCACAAAAAGAAACTCGGAGGTTGGGTTGGGATAGATGCTGAATTCAAGTTCTTGCTGCGAGATGCCGTTGATTTCACTTTTATTGGCTTTGTGTATGTTAACAGCATCTAAAAAGTAGTACCTACTTCCTCCTAATGGTTCAATGTTGAAACTAATGATAGTGTCAAATAATCCAATTGAAAAAAATTGTTCTGTACCGTTAGCAAAGTATAGCTTAGATATACGAACCCATTGCATCGTGTCCAAAATAAAGTCGGGATACAAAATGTCAGCTTTAATTGTATCGTAAGATGTTTGTGGTAAACTCCACGCTGAATCCATAAAAACTAAGCCTAAACCTGCGACTGCTTCGCGACTGGTATTGGCAAGATTAATCCAAAACTCAACAGCGTATGTAGTGTCCTTTTCGAGTTGATCTGTCAAAGTACCACGAGGTGCTTCAAATAGATTGTATGCAATAAAACCGCCAAACCCATCCCCTTCTTTAGGTTCCTGAAAGCCACCGCCTGTACTTGGGACTAAATAGATGGGGTCTGTTGAACAACGATTGAACACGTCTGCTCCTTGACCTGTCTCATTATTATAGAGATTAAACCAGCCCGTTGCAAACGAAATGTCACCAGACCCAAAATTACAATCACTAATTTCTTCGAAACCCCCATTCACGACAAGATTTTCCTGCGCCAAGCAAGTGGAGCTCAAAAGAACCAAGATTGCAAACGATATTAGGTACTTCATTTCGTCAACTTTCGTTTAGTTTTTTGCCATCGGATTCTATTTTCAGGATAGACATACCATTGTGCAAGTTAGCGAAACTGTATTGTTGGAACTACCAGTGAGATAAGGTGTTGATGCTTGCTACACGAGCTGCGTTAAGGATGGAAGCGGCATCCTTTTTTCTGAACGGGCGCTTCGGCTACGATCTGCCTTCGACTTCGCTCAGGCTTCCGCTAAGCTCAGGCTTCGGCTAGGCTCAGCGCCCGTTCTGAAAAAAGATATAGCGGACAGCCCGACCCGATTTTGCGCTAGGTTAGGGGTAAGCGAGGGGAACGCCCAAAATGTAGGTGTGCGCTATTGAATGCTGTAGCCCAATTTTACCTGTCCGCGCTTGTAGGGGAAGAAATCGGCCATTTGCCCTTCTTTGTGGAGGGTTTGCATATCCTTCCAGAATTTGGCGGTGAAGAGTTCGGCATGATGCTGCATGAACACGTCTTTGAGCGGGCCGCGCGGTACCATAAAGGCTCCGAATTCTTCGGGAAAGACATCGCTTTCTTCGGCCGTGTACCAAGCTTCGCCCGAGTAGAGTTGCTCTGGATTGCGTGGTGGCGGAATTGTTCTGAAATTGATCTGATCGAGGAAACAGAGTTCATCGTAATCGTAAAAGATGACGCGGCCGTGGCGGGTGACCCCGAAATTCTTGAGTAGCAGATCGCCCGGGAATATATTGGCCGCGGCAAGTTCTTTTACGGCATTGCCATAATCGATGACCACTTCTTTTCCTTTTTCCTCGTCAACGAGGTCGAGGTAGATGTTGAGCGGGGTAAGCTTACGTTCGGTAAATAGGTGTTTGACCACCACATCATCGCCCTCTACAAAACAGGTTTCGGAGCATTCTACGAGCAGTTCGTGCAGTGCTTCTGGGGTGAAGCGTGCTTTTTCGAAACGGAGGTATTCGTATTCCATGGCATCGGCCAGGCGCCCCACCCTATCGTGCATGAACACCAATTGGTAACAGTCGATAACGTGTTGGCGACCGAAATTCTTGGTGGCGCCAAAGCGATCGCGAATGATCTTGAAAACCACATTGAAACCCGAAAGGGTAAAAACGACCATGACCATTCCTTTGATTCCGGGTGCGGGAATGAAGGGGTCATTGCTGGTTTCGAGATGGCGATAGAGTTCTTTGAGCAGCACGGTCTTCGCATGCCGATTGTAGCCAATGCTCGAATAAAGCTCCGATAGGTTCTTGTGCTTCATAAGTGGCCGCAGGAAATGGATCAGGTCGACCGGATTTTCGGAATCGACCAGAAAGTAGCTTCGGCTAAAACTGAAGACAATGGCTATGTCGTTTTTACTGAACAGCACGCTATCGATGCGTACGCCATCTTCGAAATGAACCAGCGGCAGCACAATAGGAATCTGAATGTTGCCTTTGGTAATCTTGCCCACGAGATAGGCGCCTTTGTTCCGATAGAACACGGAGCGGATCATATCGAGTTGATCGACCTCTTCCAATCTTCCAAAGCGGTCGAGCACTTGGTTTCGGATGGCAATGGACACGCGTTCGATATCTGCTTCCAGATCCTTGAATTCGAATTTGAAATCGTAGGATTGGATGATGCGCGTCCAGATGGTTTCGAGGTTATCTGAACCAAGATAGAAGCGCTTGTAAATGGGTTCTTCCGGATTGGTCTGGAGCACCTTGCGCTCAAAATCAATGAACTCGATCTCTTCGTCAATTCCTTCGTTGATGAAGAGTTCGCGCAGCACAGAATTGAAATAACTCTCCACAATGGGGCCATCTCTCCTATCTGAAACCAGTTCGGCAAAATTCAATTTCAGTCTGCGCCACGTGGCATGATTCTGAAAATTGTGTTTCAGAATCTGTTGCACTTGCAATTCGGAACGGTTGACGTAGTGCTTGTAAAGGTCCAAACGCACAACAGCCAACTTTTGACCTTCTGTCCAAGCACGTCTGGCAAAAATATCGGCTGCCTTTCGCGTCAGCGATTTGAACTCCTGATGGAATTCATCAAAATCATCGCGTATGACCGCAGCTGCCCGCTGTATGGAAATCTCCTGTTTACTCACCGGGTGTAAAATACATCGATACTTGTAATACTGTCTGCATCTGCAAAAGAATGTATGGTCTGTCCTAGCAGCGAAATCTCTTCTAAAGTACTGCCAGAAGCGGCCAGAATGGTGCCGTTGTCTACATCAAAACATAGGTCTTGAAAGCGCGTGCCAGCCTTTATCAAATTCAAATAATTGGGCGAATAGGTGTAGGCATAAAGTCCGTTTTCGTGCGCCATGGCAAACATCTGTCCGTCCATTTTAACGGCATCAAGCACCAATCCGGCCGGTAATTGGCGCGGCTCCCAATATCCGTTGTTTCCAATATCGTAGTGCAACACGCGCGCCTGCTGCCCATCGTTTCCGAAAAGCAACACTTCATCCGATTGTAGGGGACAGATAGCAATCACATCCATCGGCACATCCAATGTCCAAAGCAATGCTTTTGTGCTAGCGCTATGAACCGCAATAAAATGGTCATTGTCGCCCACGAGGTTCAATTCTATCAAAAGGTAATTTGCGTCAGCATAAACGGTTTCGGGGCGATAAACGCCTGTTTGAAGGTTCATCGTCAACACGCCTGAAAGTCCGTAGCTCCGAACTTCCCTATCGTAGGTGGTGGCGTAAACCGTATTTCCATCGCAGAAAATGTCTTGATATCTTGGGTATTGCGCCAATGGAAACACATCTTGGCCCCAAACCACTGATCGGCCCTTGATGTCATAGCTCAAGATGCCAGTGGAAAAGTTGCCAATCAAATTCAGTCGGTCGCTCAAAGAATTGACCGAAATCTTTTTGATGTCTTGAGAAGCAGTGATCCAATTGCTGGAATTTTGAAAGAGTGAATCAATAACCGTTATGCGATCAGAACCATTTCCGGAAGAGGTGGAGAAAAATATGCTTCTCCGCTTTTTGGGCAAGGCGTTTATCTTGATCTGTGCGTAATCCTTCGCTTGGTTAGATCCATCTGATGCGGTTACGACAGCATAGTAAGTGCCCGTCTCCAAAAGTTTGTTTGATAAAATGATCTGTGCCGATCCCATGTTTGAATTGCTGGTCATATCAACCGAAACTGAATTGGTGGCAGGGATAAAATCAGCATTCACAACATTGACAGTAACGGACGCCAAATGTGTTTCGTCCAGTGCTTCAAATTCCACTGAAACGGTATCCAATACCGAGTATGTGGTTCCGTAAGTGGGCGAGCTGATTGATACCATCGGAGGCACATCGTCCTTTTGCTTACATCCGTAGCAGGCCAGTAAAGAGGCAAAACAAAAACTGACTACAGCTCTAATGGACATAAAACAAAGTTATGCACGGGATGTGAACTACGTAATAACAAGAGAACGTGAATAATTACAAGGCAATATCCCCTTTTAAAACCGTTAATTTGGTGGTCGAAATGATAGACGATTCTGCGCCTGAAAATTTGAGTGATGACGTTGGCGATGCGCCACACGATAGCGGAAGAACAAAGCAAAAAATCCGCATTAAGTATCGTCAAAAAGTAAAGATCAAGCAGCGGCCGCGAGGCTATAAGATTCAGCGATATTGGAAAAAAAA carries:
- a CDS encoding T9SS type A sorting domain-containing protein; the encoded protein is MAQENLVVNGGFEEISDCNFGSGDISFATGWFNLYNNETGQGADVFNRCSTDPIYLVPSTGGGFQEPKEGDGFGGFIAYNLFEAPRGTLTDQLEKDTTYAVEFWINLANTSREAVAGLGLVFMDSAWSLPQTSYDTIKADILYPDFILDTMQWVRISKLYFANGTEQFFSIGLFDTIISFNIEPLGGSRYYFLDAVNIHKANKSEINGISQQELEFSIYPNPTSEFLFVKSREPLLQVELFDLQGRPVLGLLENNGTWKGDMNPLSAGIYLLEATAENGNRSTKRLVVQH
- the aceK gene encoding bifunctional isocitrate dehydrogenase kinase/phosphatase; the encoded protein is MSKQEISIQRAAAVIRDDFDEFHQEFKSLTRKAADIFARRAWTEGQKLAVVRLDLYKHYVNRSELQVQQILKHNFQNHATWRRLKLNFAELVSDRRDGPIVESYFNSVLRELFINEGIDEEIEFIDFERKVLQTNPEEPIYKRFYLGSDNLETIWTRIIQSYDFKFEFKDLEADIERVSIAIRNQVLDRFGRLEEVDQLDMIRSVFYRNKGAYLVGKITKGNIQIPIVLPLVHFEDGVRIDSVLFSKNDIAIVFSFSRSYFLVDSENPVDLIHFLRPLMKHKNLSELYSSIGYNRHAKTVLLKELYRHLETSNDPFIPAPGIKGMVMVVFTLSGFNVVFKIIRDRFGATKNFGRQHVIDCYQLVFMHDRVGRLADAMEYEYLRFEKARFTPEALHELLVECSETCFVEGDDVVVKHLFTERKLTPLNIYLDLVDEEKGKEVVIDYGNAVKELAAANIFPGDLLLKNFGVTRHGRVIFYDYDELCFLDQINFRTIPPPRNPEQLYSGEAWYTAEESDVFPEEFGAFMVPRGPLKDVFMQHHAELFTAKFWKDMQTLHKEGQMADFFPYKRGQVKLGYSIQ
- a CDS encoding Ig-like domain-containing protein, encoding MSIRAVVSFCFASLLACYGCKQKDDVPPMVSISSPTYGTTYSVLDTVSVEFEALDETHLASVTVNVVNADFIPATNSVSVDMTSNSNMGSAQIILSNKLLETGTYYAVVTASDGSNQAKDYAQIKINALPKKRRSIFFSTSSGNGSDRITVIDSLFQNSSNWITASQDIKKISVNSLSDRLNLIGNFSTGILSYDIKGRSVVWGQDVFPLAQYPRYQDIFCDGNTVYATTYDREVRSYGLSGVLTMNLQTGVYRPETVYADANYLLIELNLVGDNDHFIAVHSASTKALLWTLDVPMDVIAICPLQSDEVLLFGNDGQQARVLHYDIGNNGYWEPRQLPAGLVLDAVKMDGQMFAMAHENGLYAYTYSPNYLNLIKAGTRFQDLCFDVDNGTILAASGSTLEEISLLGQTIHSFADADSITSIDVFYTR